CGATTTCGAGTAGGTCTCGACCGTGATGTCGCGGTCGTACGCCGGCAGGGCACCCAGACGCGCCTCACGAAGTTTGTCCGAGAGAACGTCTTTTGCTTCTCGCCGCGTCTTACAGGTCACCCACCGACGGATTCCTGCGCTGTCCCGGTAGTCGACGATCCACTTTTTCCGTCGTTTTCGGATGCAGGCCATGTTCCCCCTTCTTTCTCACCGCCGCCTTCTAGAATCGAAGGCAGCGGCACGAGGCGTTCGATCGGCGAGCGAGACCGAGTCGCTCCCCTCGCAGCGAGCCGCCGTTTTACAGGATGACGGACGGCCAAATCAATACGGGGGCCGCGAGCCTGTCGAGCCTTAGGCGCCACACGACTCAACCCATGCGAAGTCGTATGGCCAGGAACTCGCTCTGCTCCCTTCTGGTTGTCCTTAAGCCACACCTCAAGATCCGAGGCACGAATTCGAACGTACTTTCCGAATCGGACGGTCGGCAGAACGCTCCTTCGAGCGAGATCGTATGCGTAGGGAGCAGGAACTGATAGCCGTGTTGCCACCTCGGGAATGGTCAGAAGCTGGTCTTTCGGCGGACGTGATTCGCTTTTGTTGTGAGCGTCGTTCAACAGCCGCGCGACCAACGCGCTCTGAGTGGCCGCCAGACGCAGTAGCAGTGCCGGAATCTCGCCCGACGGAATGGCGGCGATGTCTTGACAATGATGGACGAGCGAGCCCGAATCTCCGTTGTTCATGATACTCCCCCTATCGCGCAGGGGCCGACGGGGTCTGGCAGGCTCTGTTGATCTACCCCAGACTGCGGTTTCTCGGGTTCGCGCGCCCGATACCCGCAGATCGGACACCGCCAGTTCTGTTCAATCGACTCCCACACCAATCCGACGGTGTCTGGATCACGCCCCGCTCCGCAGTGCGGGCAGGCAAAACCGCGCAGGCCTTCGAGAATCTCACTCACCCGCTCCAGACTCATCGCTTTCCTCTCTTATCCCGCTCCGGCTCTACGACGGCGGACTGGGCAGTCCTCCCGACAGAACGGCAGAATCAATGGATCCTCGCACCCATAGCTCGTGTAGTTTCTCTCATACACCGATCTGACCTTCTCTCTGATTATCGGCAGCCCCAACGGCGGCCGATTCCTTCTCGCATCCCACCGGCGCAGGATCTGTTCGGCCCTTTCCCTTGAGAGGCCACTGGCTTTGAGGTGGATCGCCAGACGAAACGCCACGACGTCGCGGCACCCTTCACCAACTCCCCGCATCATGGCCTGCGCGCAGGGTAAGAGGTCACCGTGGTACGCACGGGCATCCCTGTCTCTCGCCTCCGGGTGGGCCCGAGAGGCACGCGCCTGCCGGACCAAAGCTGCAATTTCGCGCGGGTGCACGGTTGGGATGCGGTCAATGTAGTCCCACTGATCGGCATATGGTTGATGGGACTCCGGATCCACAAACACTGTCTTCCCTAGCGGAACCGATTCGCCCGAGAGCGGAAGCCAGATGAAATTGCCCAGGCCATTGGCCGGCACGACATCCTGCTTGGGAAAGATTTCGGCCTTCACGCCAGCCTTGGCGAGCAGCGTCAGCGCCACCGCTCTGGCATCCCGTGCCGGAACCGATTCGGCAAAGAACAGCCACAGATGCCCGCCGCGGCTCTTACTGATTTCCCGGCACAGGGCCAGACCATACTGCGATGCGCGCTCGACCACCACATCCTCCGCGCCTTCCGCCTGCGGTCCATCGAAGTCGAGCGCGAGAAAGTGCGTGTGGCCATCATGCAAGAGCGGGTAGACGCCCAGGCGAAGCTTTCCCTCCAGGTGTAGCCGGTACTGGGCGAGCGTGAGCCGGCGCCGAACCGCGCAGATCCGCCCGGCCTGCAAGACTCCGAACGCGTCGGGCCGTCCGCGAAACAGCGCCGCGAACCGCTCCAGGTCAACAAGGGTCCACTTCATCGCCGGCTCTTCAGCTCAAGGCATGGTGCAGCGCTTCAACGCGGGGAATTCGCCCATAGCCACCGTCCGCGTACCGATATGTCTCGCCAATCCGATCAACGTTGATGTATCGACGCGTCCAGATGTGCTTAAAGAGCAGAATGCCCTGCACCTCTCCGACAAACATGAACTCCCGATACGCCCCCCCGACGACCTGCTCGAGCAGGGGCCATGGAATCTCAGAGGTCTCGATCATAGCATCCTCCCAGATTCGAACTCTCCCTCTCGTGATTACCGCCATCCTAGCGGCGTGTTCCCTCAACGACTCCTCACGTCTCGGCCAGCAGCATCGAGAATCTGGCACGGGTGCCCGCTCAATGGCTCCTCCTCAACGTCATCAAGGAGCATCGCCGCGGCGGCGTACCAGATACGCAGCATGCCCAGAAGATCCTCGAGCTCGCCGCTGACCGGATTCGGATCGCCATACGCGTGGTACGCGTGATCGGCTGCCGCGCGTGCTTTCTCAACAGCCGTGTCGACGGCATCAAGCGCTTGGCCCAGCGCCCGAACCACGTCCTGGCGGGAATCCACAACCTCTTCACCCAGCGCGGTGAGATCCACACCGCACCTACACCAGCGCGAGATCGCGGCTGCGGAGAATGGTGCCTGCCAGGTCCTCCAGCGCACCGGCCTGATCCGGATCGGATTCATCCTGGGCCAACCGCGCGACCGCCTGCGCCATCCCGTAGCGCGTGGCGTCGTACTCGCGAAGGAAGTACTCCAGGAGCGCGTTGCGCTTCTCCTCGGCGAGGCCGACCGCCTTGGCCACGTTCTGGACGGCCGAGTGCGGCGAGGTGACCGCGTCATCCTGCGCCTGCCGCGCGATCGCGACGATTCGGGCGAATGTCTCGGGATGAAACGCGCTTCTGATGGCATCGCGCGCCTTGAGGTAAATGAGCTTCGACTCCTGGCTCACCGTCTCCTCGGTGAAGATCCCCACCGCGAGTCGCTCGCCGAGATGTACCTTGGCCACCACGTCCTCCACCGTGGCCAGGTTGAAGCAGATCGCGCGCAAGAGCCCGATGCGCACGCCAAAGCCGCCGTGCCCTGTCTCGCTGTTGGACACGGTGACCAGCGGATGGACCGTTCCCGGCCCGCCCGGCAGGTCGCCGCCGACCCGTGCGGAGACGCGCCGCAGGTGCTCCTGATTGCCGAGGCCGCCCGAGTACCAGGAGCCTGGATCGCCCGTTCTCCTCTCGTCGATCGCGTCCCAGATCGAGCGGGTCGTGAACTTGAGCTTCATGCGCGTGTCCGAAAGACTCGCCTCGATCACTTCGCCACCGGCTGCTCGCACCGCATCAAGCGCCGCGAACGCAATGTCGTAGTGATCCAGTACGCGGTACCGGTCCGACAACACCGCGCGCACGTGGCCATCCAGGCACCGGATGAACCGCCGTCCCGGGGCATCCTGCATCAGCCCGTTGAGCAATTCGGCCGCACGCACCGGGCGTTCGTGCGCCAACTCCTTCATGAACCGCCCGGGGACTGGCGGGACCACCTTGCTCCCCATCTGTTCCAGCGCCAGATCCTGGATCGGCAGACCCTGCTGGGGGAGCCATGCCATCGCATGGGGCTCGGTGGGCACGAGGGAGAGCTGCCCATCCCGTGCCGCCACCGCCAGACTGCGCGTATCCGCCACGAAGTCGATCCTGGCGTTCTTCTGCCGCTCGAGCTCCCCGACAAGCTGATCCAGCCGTCCCCGTCCCGTCCACGCGGCAAACTCCGACACGGTTTCCATGTCCGTTCCTCCTTCTCTGTGATGACGAGCTGCATCGAATGACGACGCCTCGTCTCGTGAAACACCACGGGCCAGCACTCGTCGCTGGCCCGTGGGAGTCCCTGATCGTCTTTCGAATTACGCCGTCGTGGCGTCCGTTCCCGTTGGCGCTGGAGGCACTGCCAGGTCCTTAAGCTGCGCCAGGACCTGATCCGCCTCGTCCTGTCGCAGTTCGACCGACTTCTCCACCCCGAAGGTTTTGAGCACCGCGGCCACGCGACCCTTGCCGAGGCGCTCAGCCCAGCTCCAGATCGCCTCAAGCTGCGCGGCCTGGATCCCCGCGGTCCTGGCGCGCTTGCCCCCGACCTGCACCACCGTGGTCAACGCGCGGGTGACCGGATCCCGTTGACGATCCGGCGCAGAGCCGTTCGCCGGTGCGGCCGGCTGTCCGGTTGTGGCCTGAGCGTCCGCGGGCGTCTCGCCGTTGGCCTCGGCCACCGCCTGGGCCTCGCGCTGCTCGTGCGTGATTTCGTCCGGCTCGCGGTACTCCACCCCCAGCAGCTTCTTCTCCACGATCGCCTCGGCCTTGGTCACGGCCGTCCGCTCGCCGAACCGCTTGATGCGGGAGAGCTGCTGGATGATCGCGAGCTGGTCGGCGGGCTCGGTCAGCACGGGAAACCCATCCGGGCCGACCGTGTAGGGCTTGCCCGCTTTGACGACCTGGCCGTCCCGGTCGGTCTTGTGCGCGATCGCGTTCCAGATCAGGTCCTCGCACTCGGTCCGCCAGACGATCGTGACCTTGGCCTCGCGCTGCAAGACGGGGTTCGCGTCGGGGCCGATCCAGCCTTTGACGTGCGCCCAGGCCATCTCGGTATCGCACCCGGCCGCGACGATCCGCGTCTTGATTCCGGCCTCCTTGGCCCAGTTGTTGTAGACCCGCGCGCTCGGGATCAGCTTTCGGCCGCACCGGCGGTCATAGACCGCGTAGAAATCGCGCGCGGTGATGGCCGTTTCCTTCTTGAGCTGTTCGACCGGGTCGAACGTCGCGACCTCGGTTCCGGTCTTGGTCTGACCATTCTGAGTCGTGGGCATGGCAACCTCCTCCTCTAGACGATGACCTCTTCGTCCGTGATCTCCTCCGTCAACACCAAGTCCTTGGGGATCGCGGCCTCGTCACCCAGGCACAGCGGCCGATAGTCGCACCCGCCCCACTGTCCGCAGGAGGAGGTCTTCTTGGGAAACCGCCCCCGGACAATGTCCGACGCCACGAGGGCGAGCTTGTCGCGATACTCGGCGACCTCCTCGGGCCTGCGCGTGGCGAAGTGCCACTCGATCCGCGGTTCCTTGAGCTTGAGCAGTACGCAGAAGGCCACGCGGTCCACCGGCAAGTGGTTGGCCTCCAGCAGCCACCAGTACGCGGTGAGCTGCTCGTTGAGCCGGACTTCTTCGGGGTCGTACGAGGCCTGGGCGGTCTTGAAGTCCACCAAGGTGCGCAGGCCGTCGACCCGGGCGTACAGGTCGGGGTAGCCGATGAACGTCACGCCAGCGAGTTCGGCTGAGAGGTGCCGTTGCACGCACTCGGGCCGGACCTCGGAGAAGCGGGGTCGCTCTTCTTTCATGAAGCGCTCGAGTAATGCGCCGCCGATGTCGCGGAGCGCCTCCCACGTGTGCCGCTTGCCCCACGCCACCGGGGCGCCCCTGAGCGCCTCCCAGGCCCCGCTAAACACGGCGAGAGGATCGGCGTCTTGCTGGAACAGCGCCGACAGCGCCCGATCAATGGCGCCCCCGAAGAGCAGCGACGGACGCTTGGCGATCGGCCGCCAGCCCTCGACGTAGTAATAGCGATACGCGCGCGGGCAGAAGTCGTGGCGCGTGACCTTGCTGTGGGAAAGCCTCATCGCCTCAGCGACCATCTGCATGTCGTGACCTTCCCGCCAAGAGGCCATGAGGTCGGGGACCTGGTTTCGCCCAGACCACCGACCCGTCTTCAGTCCCACATCGCGATCGTCCCGGACGAATGTCCTCCAGAAACGACGACGGCGGGTGGCTGATGTCCCGCCCCTGGAGCAGGCGCCGGCGGCACCACGAGAGCACCAGCCGTGATCGGGCGCGGGTGATGGCCACGTAGAGCAGCCGCCGCTCCTCCTCGATCGTCTCGCGGCAACGCGCGTGCGGGAGGATGCCCTCTTCCAGGCCGAGGACAAAGACCGAATGAAACTCGAGGCCCTTGGCCGCGTGGATCGTCATCAGCCGCACGCCGTCGGCCGGGCTCCCGTCCGCGCCCTGCCCCAGGCCCGCCTGCGCGAGAAACTCCCCCAGTACATCGTCCGAGCCTTGCTCGTCGCGCGCCGCGATCGTCTGCAACTGCTCGATGTGCGTGAGCCGCCGGCTGCCGTCGGGAAATGCCTTGAGCAGGTGAGCTTCGTAGCCCAATCGCGTGAGTACCGCGGCGATGAGCGCCGGGACCGAGCGGGCTTCCTCGCGGAGCGCCTCGATCTGGAACCGTAACGCCCGCAACGGGCGACAGGACTGGCTCAGGCTTTGGAGCACGTCCGGGAGCGACCGCGCAGGGTCGGCCTTCAAACGCTCTTCGATCTGCGCCAGCGCCTTCTTCCCGATCCCCCGCGGCGGCACGTTGGCGATGCGCAGGAAGCTCACCAGGTCGTGGGGGTTATGGATCCAGCGTAAGTAGGCCAACACGTCCTTGATCTCCCGCCGGTCCCAGAAGGCCAGACCGTCCACCAGGTGGTAGGGAATCAGCGCCCGCGCCAGCTCACGCTCGATCGGCCGGAAGAGCGACGCCACCCGGCACAGAATCGCGATCTCACCGAGGGGCACGCCCTGCGCCCGGGCCTGCTGGATCTGCTCGACGATCCACCCCGCCTCCACATCCTCCCAGGAAAACCCGACGACACGCACGGGCTCGCCGCAAACATTCGCCGTGCGGATGGTTTTCGGCTGGCGCTGCCTATTGGCGACGATCGCGCGGCGCGCCGCCTCGATAATCGCGCCGGTGGAGCGGTAGTTCTCCTCCATGCGGAGGATCTGGCTGCCCGAATAACGCTGCTCGAAGGTGAGGAGGCCGCTCGCGTCAGCGTGCCGGAAGGCATAGATCGCTTGATCGTCATCCCCCACCGCGCACAGGTTGTAGCCGGGCGCGGCCAGCAGCCGGAGCAAGCGTTCCTGCAAGGGGCAGGAGTCCTGGTACTCGTCAACCAGGAGGTGCTGGTAGCGGCTCCGCACGCGCGCTAAGACCGGCGGGTGCTGCTCCAGCACGCGGACGGTGGCGAAGAGCAGGTCCGCGAAGTCCAGGGCGTCGCACCGCGCGAGCATCTGCTCGTAGCGCGCATACGCCCGCTGCAGCAGATCCACGTACTCGCGCTGGACCTCGCCGCAATCCAGCGCCCCGGCAAGGTCTCCCTCCGGAGCCACGCCGAGGTGTTTGAGGCGATCGAGGTCGGCCCGCAGCGAGGGCTCGTAGCCCTCGGCCTCCAAGTCCTTGGCCACGCGCCGCACTACCTCGCTCGCGTCGTCGCCATCGTAGATGGTGAAGCGGTTGCTGCGCGGGATGAACGCGTGGTGCATGCGCAGCAGCCGCACGCAGAGGGCATGGAACGTGGCAACCGTCATGCCCCCGAGTTGGCCGCCCAACAGGTGCGCGATCCGGTCCCGCATGTTCGCCGCGGCTTTGTTGGTGAACGTCAGGCACAGGATGCGCGAGGCCGGCACGCCTCGGACCGCGACGAGATAGGCCGCCCGGTGGGTGATCGCGCGGGTCTTGCCCGAACCGGCCACCGCCAGGACCAAGACCGGCCCCTCTCCGTGCTGGACCACCTCGCGCTGCTCGGCATTGAGGCCCGCCAGGAGGGTCTCCGCGCGAATCGGCTCCGCAGGTGCGTTGGGCAACTCCAGCCACGGCAGCGTGACCTGCATCGTCTTGGCGCTCACAGGCATCCTCCATTCGCTGGAATCAGGTGGTGATCCGCGAAGCTGAAGAAGCGCTCGTCGCCCACGATCACATGGTCGAGCACGGTGATGCCCAGGAGCCGGCCGGCCTTGACCAATCGCTCAGTCAGCTCGCGATCCTCACGGCTGGGCTCGGTGTCGCCGCTGGGGTGGTTGTGCGCTAATATGACGGCCGCAGCGTTCGAGAGCACCGCGGGTTTGAAGACCTCCCGGGCATGGACGAGCGCCGCGGTCAGCGAACCGATCGCGACCACGTTGAGCGCGTTGACGCGGTGCTTGCCGTCCAGCAGCAGGAGGACGAAGTATTCGCGGTCGGCGCCGGCCAGATAGGTCTGGACGAGCTTGGCCGCGTCCGAGGACTGGCTGATCGCGTTGGACCCGTAGGGAAACTTCCCCTCCCGCACCATCTGGATGCGGACCACCGTGATCGCGCGTCGCCCTGGTCGA
The DNA window shown above is from Nitrospirota bacterium and carries:
- a CDS encoding PD-(D/E)XK nuclease family protein — its product is MQMVAEAMRLSHSKVTRHDFCPRAYRYYYVEGWRPIAKRPSLLFGGAIDRALSALFQQDADPLAVFSGAWEALRGAPVAWGKRHTWEALRDIGGALLERFMKEERPRFSEVRPECVQRHLSAELAGVTFIGYPDLYARVDGLRTLVDFKTAQASYDPEEVRLNEQLTAYWWLLEANHLPVDRVAFCVLLKLKEPRIEWHFATRRPEEVAEYRDKLALVASDIVRGRFPKKTSSCGQWGGCDYRPLCLGDEAAIPKDLVLTEEITDEEVIV
- a CDS encoding UvrD-helicase domain-containing protein; translation: MSAKTMQVTLPWLELPNAPAEPIRAETLLAGLNAEQREVVQHGEGPVLVLAVAGSGKTRAITHRAAYLVAVRGVPASRILCLTFTNKAAANMRDRIAHLLGGQLGGMTVATFHALCVRLLRMHHAFIPRSNRFTIYDGDDASEVVRRVAKDLEAEGYEPSLRADLDRLKHLGVAPEGDLAGALDCGEVQREYVDLLQRAYARYEQMLARCDALDFADLLFATVRVLEQHPPVLARVRSRYQHLLVDEYQDSCPLQERLLRLLAAPGYNLCAVGDDDQAIYAFRHADASGLLTFEQRYSGSQILRMEENYRSTGAIIEAARRAIVANRQRQPKTIRTANVCGEPVRVVGFSWEDVEAGWIVEQIQQARAQGVPLGEIAILCRVASLFRPIERELARALIPYHLVDGLAFWDRREIKDVLAYLRWIHNPHDLVSFLRIANVPPRGIGKKALAQIEERLKADPARSLPDVLQSLSQSCRPLRALRFQIEALREEARSVPALIAAVLTRLGYEAHLLKAFPDGSRRLTHIEQLQTIAARDEQGSDDVLGEFLAQAGLGQGADGSPADGVRLMTIHAAKGLEFHSVFVLGLEEGILPHARCRETIEEERRLLYVAITRARSRLVLSWCRRRLLQGRDISHPPSSFLEDIRPGRSRCGTEDGSVVWAKPGPRPHGLLAGRSRHADGR
- a CDS encoding helix-turn-helix domain-containing protein → MNNGDSGSLVHHCQDIAAIPSGEIPALLLRLAATQSALVARLLNDAHNKSESRPPKDQLLTIPEVATRLSVPAPYAYDLARRSVLPTVRFGKYVRIRASDLEVWLKDNQKGAERVPGHTTSHGLSRVAPKARQARGPRIDLAVRHPVKRRLAARGATRSRSPIERLVPLPSILEGGGEKEGGTWPASENDGKSGSSTTGTAQESVGG
- the radC gene encoding DNA repair protein RadC → MCDADGASCRDQPLLRPGRRAITVVRIQMVREGKFPYGSNAISQSSDAAKLVQTYLAGADREYFVLLLLDGKHRVNALNVVAIGSLTAALVHAREVFKPAVLSNAAAVILAHNHPSGDTEPSREDRELTERLVKAGRLLGITVLDHVIVGDERFFSFADHHLIPANGGCL
- a CDS encoding primase C-terminal domain-containing protein, translating into MKWTLVDLERFAALFRGRPDAFGVLQAGRICAVRRRLTLAQYRLHLEGKLRLGVYPLLHDGHTHFLALDFDGPQAEGAEDVVVERASQYGLALCREISKSRGGHLWLFFAESVPARDARAVALTLLAKAGVKAEIFPKQDVVPANGLGNFIWLPLSGESVPLGKTVFVDPESHQPYADQWDYIDRIPTVHPREIAALVRQARASRAHPEARDRDARAYHGDLLPCAQAMMRGVGEGCRDVVAFRLAIHLKASGLSRERAEQILRRWDARRNRPPLGLPIIREKVRSVYERNYTSYGCEDPLILPFCREDCPVRRRRAGAG